One stretch of Pyxidicoccus trucidator DNA includes these proteins:
- a CDS encoding HdeD family acid-resistance protein, which yields MEPVKAEPRPEPGPRVMEAAEELRRHWVWFLVLGVVLVLLGGFAMRASVATSLVSVMTLGVALMVGGVAEVVHAFGGRRSRGFTLHLLSGVLSVVVGVLVVRAPVQSAVSITLLIIGWLAASGLFRIVTSLATRQEGWGWELANGAISLLLSAIVWGQFPESAMRLIGTFVSIEILFRGFAWIAFSLGVRGPHRRMAPGM from the coding sequence ATGGAGCCAGTGAAGGCAGAGCCACGTCCGGAGCCCGGCCCCCGCGTCATGGAGGCCGCGGAGGAGCTGCGGCGCCACTGGGTGTGGTTCCTGGTGCTGGGGGTGGTGCTCGTCCTGCTGGGCGGCTTCGCGATGAGGGCCTCGGTGGCCACGAGCCTCGTCTCGGTGATGACGCTCGGGGTGGCGCTCATGGTGGGCGGGGTTGCCGAGGTGGTCCACGCCTTCGGCGGTCGGCGCTCGCGTGGCTTCACCCTGCACCTGCTCTCCGGGGTGCTGTCGGTGGTGGTGGGCGTGTTGGTGGTGCGCGCCCCGGTGCAGAGCGCGGTGTCCATCACCCTGCTCATCATCGGCTGGCTGGCCGCCTCGGGGCTCTTCCGCATCGTCACCTCGCTGGCCACCCGCCAGGAGGGTTGGGGCTGGGAGCTGGCGAATGGCGCCATCTCGCTGCTGCTGAGCGCCATCGTCTGGGGGCAGTTCCCCGAATCGGCGATGCGGCTGATTGGCACCTTCGTGAGCATCGAAATCCTCTTCCGGGGGTTCGCATGGATCGCCTTCTCACTCGGGGTGCGCGGCCCGCACCGGCGCATGGCACCTGGCATGTGA